From the genome of Candidatus Aminicenantes bacterium, one region includes:
- the ftcD gene encoding glutamate formimidoyltransferase, with protein MTRIVECVPNFSEGRDKAIIDRITAEICTVDDVELLDVDPGKDTNRTVVTFAGSPEKIGEAAFRAIRKAAELIDMSRHSGAHARLGATDVCPFVPVAGVTMEDCVQISRQVGKRVAEELKIPVYLYAEAATRPERRRLPDIRRGEYEALPEKLKQKNFQPDFGAAEFNPRSGATVIGARDFLIAYNVNLNTRSVKLANKIAKRVREKGYKAKNPQTGKRETVPGTLKGVQGIGWYIDEYNMAQVSVNILNFHEAPLYRVFEECDRFGREFGVRVTGSELVGLIPLQAMVESGRHFLSRQGVSTGVSENELVRVAVQSLGLDELAPFDVEKRIIEYRFQRKGRLASMDTYAFTEELASDSPAPGGGSVSALMGSLSAGLSTMVANLTSGKRKFKEVKEEMIVLAEKGQELVAFFNDAIDRDTEAFNRIMDALSMPKGSDEEAALRQQALDEATRGAVCVPLGVLEKAVDAAGLAVEAAAKGNPNSLSDAGVAGLAAATCARGAWYNVRINLEGFEDREFAAETVKQADQWMARVDKTAARIREIMDEAFKQS; from the coding sequence ATGACGCGCATTGTTGAGTGTGTGCCCAATTTTTCCGAAGGCAGGGACAAGGCGATTATTGATCGCATCACGGCTGAGATCTGTACGGTCGACGATGTGGAGTTGCTGGATGTGGATCCGGGCAAGGATACGAACCGGACCGTGGTGACTTTTGCGGGTTCGCCGGAAAAGATCGGCGAAGCGGCATTCCGCGCCATCCGCAAGGCGGCCGAATTGATTGACATGTCCAGGCACAGCGGCGCGCACGCGCGCCTGGGAGCCACGGACGTATGTCCATTCGTACCGGTAGCCGGGGTTACCATGGAGGATTGTGTACAGATATCCCGCCAGGTCGGTAAACGTGTGGCCGAAGAGTTAAAGATTCCCGTGTACCTGTATGCCGAAGCGGCGACCCGCCCGGAGCGACGGCGCCTGCCCGATATCCGGCGCGGCGAATATGAAGCCCTGCCGGAAAAACTGAAGCAGAAAAATTTCCAGCCCGATTTCGGCGCGGCCGAATTCAATCCCCGTTCCGGGGCCACGGTAATTGGTGCCCGCGACTTTCTGATTGCCTACAACGTTAATCTCAATACGCGTAGCGTGAAACTGGCCAATAAAATCGCCAAGCGAGTGCGGGAAAAGGGCTACAAGGCAAAAAACCCGCAAACCGGGAAAAGGGAAACCGTGCCCGGAACGCTCAAAGGCGTGCAGGGAATCGGCTGGTATATCGATGAGTACAACATGGCCCAGGTTTCCGTCAATATTCTCAATTTTCATGAGGCCCCTTTGTACCGGGTATTTGAGGAGTGCGACCGCTTCGGGCGTGAGTTCGGCGTGCGCGTGACGGGCAGCGAATTGGTGGGGTTGATTCCATTGCAAGCCATGGTGGAAAGCGGACGCCACTTCCTTTCTCGACAAGGGGTCTCTACCGGGGTTTCCGAAAATGAACTGGTGCGCGTGGCTGTACAAAGCCTGGGCCTGGATGAACTCGCCCCTTTTGATGTAGAAAAGCGCATCATTGAATACCGTTTTCAGCGCAAGGGGCGGTTGGCGTCAATGGACACTTATGCGTTTACCGAGGAGTTGGCGTCTGATTCCCCGGCTCCCGGGGGCGGCAGCGTGTCCGCTCTCATGGGGTCACTTTCCGCGGGGTTGAGTACCATGGTGGCCAACTTGACCAGCGGCAAACGCAAGTTTAAAGAGGTGAAAGAAGAGATGATCGTTTTGGCGGAGAAAGGTCAGGAACTGGTCGCCTTTTTTAATGATGCCATTGATCGTGATACCGAGGCCTTTAACCGCATTATGGATGCCCTGTCTATGCCCAAAGGATCGGATGAAGAGGCTGCTCTCAGGCAGCAGGCCCTGGATGAAGCCACCCGCGGGGCCGTATGTGTACCACTCGGTGTGTTGGAGAAGGCCGTAGATGCCGCCGGTTTGGCGGTTGAGGCCGCGGCGAAAGGCAACCCGAATTCATTGTCCGATGCCGGAGTGGCCGGGCTGGCCGCCGCAACCTGCGCCCGCGGGGCCTGGTACAACGTGCGCATCAACCTTGAGGGATTCGAGGACCGTGAATTTGCCGCGGAAACGGTAAAACAAGCCGACCAGTGGATGGCCCGGGTGGACAAGACGGCTGCCCGTATTCGTGAAATCATGGATGAAGCTTTTAAACAGAGTTGA